In one Culex quinquefasciatus strain JHB chromosome 2, VPISU_Cqui_1.0_pri_paternal, whole genome shotgun sequence genomic region, the following are encoded:
- the LOC6043060 gene encoding probable cytochrome P450 9f2 produces the protein MVQVDLFTAGAVFAIILLAYHYLSKRYEYFLTKPIPCLKPTFLVGNTGAMMFRQRDIAAHVKTLYYAFPDFKITGFYDLMNPIFMLRDPDVIKKIGVKDFDVFMDHTPTMAGATEAEVSGEQLFANSLFALRGSKWRDMRATLSPAFTGSKMRHMFELVAECAVSMSDFFKAEAKAGKKLEFEMKDTFSRFGNDVIATVAFGIKVDSMRERENDFFVKGKQMLNFQSLIVLLKFFIFRAMPSLAAKLELDFIDKDLARYFKGMIIDNMKQRDAHGIIRNDMIHMLMEVQKGALKHQKDEKDTKDAGFATVEESTVGKSTHSRVWTENELIAQCFLFFLAGFDTVSTCMTFLTYELALNPEIQNRLYEEIMETERSLNGSPLNYETLQKMVYMDMVVSEALRKWPPAVVSDRYSNRDYTYDDGAGSRFLIEKGRTIWIPTIAIHNDPKYYPNPDKFDPERFNEQNRPNINLGAYLPFGIGPRNCIGSRLALMEVKSIIYCLLKDFCLEPSEKTEIPLKMSKNLFALQAENGVWLEFKPRKM, from the exons ATGGTTCAGGTGGATCTGTTTACGGCGGGGGCCGTGTTTGCCATAATCCTGCTGGCTTATCACTACCTGTCGAAGCGGTACGAGTACTTCCTGACGAAACCGATACCATGCCTGAAGCCAACGTTCCTGGTCGGTAACACCGGTGCGATGATGTTCCGCCAACGGGATATTGCAGCTCACGTGAAGACTCTTTACTACGCGTTTCCGGATTTCAA AATTACCGGCTTTTACGACCTGATGAACCCGATCTTTATGTTGCGCGACCCAGATGTGATAAAGAAGATTGGCGTGAAGGACTTTGACGTGTTCATGGACCACACCCCAACGATGGCCGGCGCGACGGAAGCCGAAGTTAGTGGAGAGCAACTGTTTGCCAATTCTCTGTTTGCACTGCGAGGATCCAAGTGGCGGGACATGCGAGCGACGCTGAGTCCGGCTTTCACCGGATCTAAGATGAGGCACATGTTTGAGCTGGTAGCGGAATGTGCCGTATCGATGTCGGATTTCTTTAAGGCGGAAGCGAAAGCCGGGAAAAAGTTGGAGTTCGAAATGAAGGACACGTTTTCGCGGTTCGGTAACGATGTGATTGCGACGGTAGCGTTTGGTATCAAGGTGGACTCGATGCGTGAACGGGAAAATGATTTCTTTGTGAAAGGGAAACAGATGCTGAACTTCCAGTCACTTATAGTGCTGTTGAAGTTTTTTATCTTTAGGGCGATGCCATCGTTGGCTGCTAAGTTGGAGCTTGATTTTATCGACAAGGACTTGGCTAGATATTTCAAAGGAATGATCATCGATAACATGAAGCAACGTGATGCTCATGGAATAATCAGAAATGATATGATCCACATGTTGATGGAGGTGCAGAAAGGTGCGCTGAAGCATCAGAAAGACGAAAAAGATACTAAGGATGCCGGATTTGCGACAGTCGAAGAATCAACTGTGGGAAAATCAACACATTCAAGAGTTTGGACGGAGAACGAGCTGATTGCGCAATGTTTTTTGTTCTTCTTAGCTGGATTCGACACTGTCTCCACTTGCATGACGTTCTTAACGTACGAGCTTGCTTTGAATCCCGAAATCCAGAATCGTCTTTACGAAGAAATCATGGAAACGGAAAGAAGCCTAAACGGAAGCCCCCTGAACTATGAAACCCTGCAGAAAATGGTATACATGGACATGGTGGTCTCCGAAGCCCTGCGCAAGTGGCCACCCGCCGTAGTATCGGATCGCTACTCCAACAGAGACTATACCTATGACGACGGCGCGGGATCACGTTTCCTGATTGAAAAGGGCCGAACCATTTGGATTCCCACGATCGCCATCCACAACGATCCCAAGTATTACCCAAATCCGGACAAGTTTGACCCGGAACGCTTCAACGAGCAGAACCGTCCAAATATCAACCTGGGAGCGTATCTGCCGTTCGGAATTGGTCCGCGGAACTGCATCGGATCGCGTTTGGCCCTTATGGAGGTCAAGTCCATAATCTACTGTCTGTTGAAGGACTTCTGTCTGGAACCATCGGAAAAGACAGAGATTCCACTGAAGATGTCTAAGAATTTGTTTGCATTGCAGGCGGAAAATGGGGTGTGGCTCGAGTTTAAACCTAGAAAGATGTAA